One genomic window of Haliotis asinina isolate JCU_RB_2024 chromosome 4, JCU_Hal_asi_v2, whole genome shotgun sequence includes the following:
- the LOC137282149 gene encoding oxalate:formate antiporter-like isoform X1, translating into MERGAISTIIGGILIHLTLGTYFCFGNLNPYITSYIGDTSADLHYKDSEWIFAAAAFGLAGSIFIGGLVRARFGPRIAVICGSCMMSSGVALTYFTIQHSFAGVIITFGLMFGLGVGTAYAAPMDSAMMWIPDRKGLATGLILAGFGGSAFIFDYIQSWYINPDNLAPNFEVDGEEYFTQKDLLGRVPNMFLILAVCYVSLQFLGTVLLRLPKPEEDSDGQRDGRCGRCVSNIDELDGVDNYDPQIVDARMTHFCHAVSQVVQQESVHWRNCWRTKEFWILWCILLFNCQGLIFFSTIWKTYGQTFIKDDRFLSVVESFASIFNAAGRVSWGYFGDKVSFKTAMLCLCALFTVLMFTFNLTKVADGKPLFFIYVCLTFGTFSGNYSLIPTATARAFGQDYFIQIYGMLFSSQMVISPVGSLLTSSLADLIGWYGLFFLTAACSSCSFILMFFFNKKMPEGNDV; encoded by the exons ATGGAACGCGGAGCTATTTCCACAATAATCGGGGGGATTCTTATCCACCTGACCCTGGGAACCTATTTCTGTTTCG GTAATCTGAACCCATACATCACGTCCTACATCGGAGATACCTCAGCTGATCTCCATTACAAAGACAGTGAGTGGATCTTTGCTGCCGCTGCCTTTGGACTGGCAGGTTCCATCTTTATTGGAGGACTAGTACGAGCTAGGTTTGGACCCCGCATAGCAGTAATTTGTGGAAGCTGCATGATGAG TTCCGGTGTTGCCCTGACCTACTTTACCATACAACATTCCTTCGCTGGCGTCATAATCACCTTCGGCCTGATGTTCGGACTTGGAGTTGGTACCGCATATGCTGCTCCGATGGATAGTGCGATGATG TGGATCCCTGACAGGAAGGGACTTGCCACCGGATTGATCTTGGCTGGGTTTGGCGGTAGTGCCTTCATCTTCGACTACATTCAGTCATGGTACATCAACCCTGATAACCTTGCACCAAATTTCGAAGTTGACGGCGAAGA ATATTTCACCCAGAAAGACCTGCTTGGCAGAGTTCCCAACATGTTTTTGATTCTAGCAGTCTGCTATGTTTCTCTTCAGTTCTTGGGAACTGTCCTCCTCCGACTTCCGAAA CCTGAAGAGGACTCTGATGGGCAAAGAGATGGCCGATG TGGCCGATGTGTGTCCAACATTGATGAACTTGATGGAGTTGACAACTATGACCCCCAAATAGTGGACGCCAGAATGAC GCATTTCTGTCACGCTGTTAGTCAAGTGGTCCAACAAGAGTCTGTTCACTGGAGAAACTGCTGGAGAACGAAAGAGTTTTGGATTCTCTGGTGTATCCTACTGTTTAACTGCCAAGGGCTAATCTTCTTCTCTACCATCTGGAAG ACATATGGACAAACATTCATCAAAGATGACAGGTTCCTGTCAGTTGTTGAAAGCTTTGCATCCATCTTCAATGCTGCAGGTCGTGTCTCATGGGGCTACTTTGGAGACAAGGTGTCATTTAAG ACGGCCATGCTGTGCTTGTGTGCGCTATTCACAGTCCTCATGTTCACATTCAACCTGACGAAAGTTGCTGACGGGAAGCCCCTGTTCTTCATCTACGTCTGTCTCACATTCGGCACCTTCTCCGGCAACTACTCCCTCATCCCCACCGCGACCGCCAGGGCGTTTGGCCAGGACTACTTCATACAAATATATGGGATGTTGTTTTCATCACAG ATGGTTATTTCTCCAGTCGGCTCGCTGCTAACGTCTAGTCTTGCAGACCTTATTGGCTGGTATGGACTCTTCTTCCTGACAGCTGCCTGTTCTTCCTGCA GTTTTATTCTGATGTTCTTCTTCAACAAGAAGATGCCAGAAGGGAATGACGTTTGA
- the LOC137282149 gene encoding oxalate:formate antiporter-like isoform X2 encodes MERGAISTIIGGILIHLTLGTYFCFGNLNPYITSYIGDTSADLHYKDSEWIFAAAAFGLAGSIFIGGLVRARFGPRIAVICGSCMMSSGVALTYFTIQHSFAGVIITFGLMFGLGVGTAYAAPMDSAMMWIPDRKGLATGLILAGFGGSAFIFDYIQSWYINPDNLAPNFEVDGEEYFTQKDLLGRVPNMFLILAVCYVSLQFLGTVLLRLPKPEEDSDGQRDGRCGRCVSNIDELDGVDNYDPQIVDARMTHFCHAVSQVVQQESVHWRNCWRTKEFWILWCILLFNCQGLIFFSTIWKTYGQTFIKDDRFLSVVESFASIFNAAGRVSWGYFGDKVSFKTAMLCLCALFTVLMFTFNLTKVADGKPLFFIYVCLTFGTFSGNYSLIPTATARAFGQDYFIQIYGMLFSSQSARC; translated from the exons ATGGAACGCGGAGCTATTTCCACAATAATCGGGGGGATTCTTATCCACCTGACCCTGGGAACCTATTTCTGTTTCG GTAATCTGAACCCATACATCACGTCCTACATCGGAGATACCTCAGCTGATCTCCATTACAAAGACAGTGAGTGGATCTTTGCTGCCGCTGCCTTTGGACTGGCAGGTTCCATCTTTATTGGAGGACTAGTACGAGCTAGGTTTGGACCCCGCATAGCAGTAATTTGTGGAAGCTGCATGATGAG TTCCGGTGTTGCCCTGACCTACTTTACCATACAACATTCCTTCGCTGGCGTCATAATCACCTTCGGCCTGATGTTCGGACTTGGAGTTGGTACCGCATATGCTGCTCCGATGGATAGTGCGATGATG TGGATCCCTGACAGGAAGGGACTTGCCACCGGATTGATCTTGGCTGGGTTTGGCGGTAGTGCCTTCATCTTCGACTACATTCAGTCATGGTACATCAACCCTGATAACCTTGCACCAAATTTCGAAGTTGACGGCGAAGA ATATTTCACCCAGAAAGACCTGCTTGGCAGAGTTCCCAACATGTTTTTGATTCTAGCAGTCTGCTATGTTTCTCTTCAGTTCTTGGGAACTGTCCTCCTCCGACTTCCGAAA CCTGAAGAGGACTCTGATGGGCAAAGAGATGGCCGATG TGGCCGATGTGTGTCCAACATTGATGAACTTGATGGAGTTGACAACTATGACCCCCAAATAGTGGACGCCAGAATGAC GCATTTCTGTCACGCTGTTAGTCAAGTGGTCCAACAAGAGTCTGTTCACTGGAGAAACTGCTGGAGAACGAAAGAGTTTTGGATTCTCTGGTGTATCCTACTGTTTAACTGCCAAGGGCTAATCTTCTTCTCTACCATCTGGAAG ACATATGGACAAACATTCATCAAAGATGACAGGTTCCTGTCAGTTGTTGAAAGCTTTGCATCCATCTTCAATGCTGCAGGTCGTGTCTCATGGGGCTACTTTGGAGACAAGGTGTCATTTAAG ACGGCCATGCTGTGCTTGTGTGCGCTATTCACAGTCCTCATGTTCACATTCAACCTGACGAAAGTTGCTGACGGGAAGCCCCTGTTCTTCATCTACGTCTGTCTCACATTCGGCACCTTCTCCGGCAACTACTCCCTCATCCCCACCGCGACCGCCAGGGCGTTTGGCCAGGACTACTTCATACAAATATATGGGATGTTGTTTTCATCACAG TCGGCTCGCTGCTAA
- the LOC137280725 gene encoding LOW QUALITY PROTEIN: oxalate:formate antiporter-like (The sequence of the model RefSeq protein was modified relative to this genomic sequence to represent the inferred CDS: substituted 1 base at 1 genomic stop codon), translating into MANWIGWPAFGVIIGGVFIQLTLGTLYTFGNMDPYITSYLRDKFPDWKIRYSDTAXVYSAATIGMGSTIVLAGVIYDRFGPRITVFLGCLILSGGTMITKITIQRSLSFVVLTYGLMFGLGIGISYVVPMSCAMKWIPDRKGLACGLTVAGFGGGAFIFDYVQTWYINPHNEPLPYFIHGQYYFTQRAILNKVPFAFVVLGGCYLGLQALGILLLRDPPQVRLRDLEEDVDDEETSLPSEGEPTSITSHGHDGHEHYVSWKHSWRTKDFWLLWFTLLFNSVGLVFFSTFWKAYGQTFIHDDHFLAVVGSFASIFNAGGRIVWGYFGDKLSFKIAMMSLCAVFTVLMATYKLTELAGKPLFFIYVCLTFGTFSGNYSLFPSVTVQTFGQRYFIQNYGLLFTSQSAMSLIIAVIAPHIQDAIGWYGFFLLSTGCSFISFLLTLALKQQRPFN; encoded by the exons ATGGCGAACTGGATCGGATGGCCAGCTTTCGGTGTTATTATTGGTGGAGTATTCATTCAGTTAACACTGGGAACATTATACACCTTCG GCAACATGGACCCATATATAACGTCTTACTTGCGGGACAAATTCCCCGACTGGAAGATACGCTACTCAGACACAGCCTAGGTGTACTCGGCGGCAACTATTGGCATGGGATCCACGATCGTACTGGCGGGCGTAATCTATGACAGATTCGGTCCTCGCATCACTGTGTTTCTTGGCTGCTTGATATTGAG CGGAGGGACCATGATCACCAAAATCACTATTCAGCGGTCCTTGTCCTTCGTGGTCCTGACATATGGCCTGATGTTTGGTCTCGGTATAGGGATATCATATGTTGTACCCATGAGCTGTGCAATGAAG TGGATCCCGGACAGAAAAGGGCTAGCTTGTGGTCTAACTGTAGCAGGATTCGGTGGTGGTGCTTTCATATTTGATTACGTTCAAACATGGTACATCAATCCTCATAACGAGCCCCTCCCGTATTTCATCCACGGCCAATA CTATTTTACACAACGAGCTATTCTAAACAAGGTCCCTTTCGCCTTCGTCGTTCTGGGAGGATGTTATTTAGGTCTTCAAGCGTTAGGAATCCTATTGCTAAGGGACCCGCCCCAGGTGAG GCTTCGGGACCTTGAGGAAGATGTGGACGACGAAGAGACATCATTGCCATCTGAAGGAGAGCCTACTTCCATCACGAG CCACGGGCACGATGGACATGAACACTATGTGTCTTGGAAACACAGTTGGAGGACGAAGGACTTTTGGCTGTTGTGGTTCACGCTGCTCTTCAACAGTGTTGGTCTTGTGTTCTTTTCAACTTTCTGGAAA GCATACGGACAGACCTTCATCCATGATGATCATTTCCTGGCCGTTGTTGGAAGCTTTGCGTCCATATTCAATGCTGGAGGCAGAATCGTGTGGGGGTATTTTGGCGACAAACTGTCCTTTAAG ATTGCGATGATGTCCCTATGTGCAGTATTCACGGTGCTAATGGCGACGTATAAGTTGACGGAACTAGCAGGAAAACCACTATTCTTCATCTACGTATGCCTGACGTTCGGAACTTTCAGTGGAAACTATTCGTTATTTCCATCTGTCACAGTGCAAACATTTGGACAACGCTACTTCATACAGAACTATGGACTGTTGTTCACCTCTCAG TCGGCCATGTCCTTGATCATTGCCGTGATTGCTCCTCACATCCAGGATGCCATTGGATGGTATGGGTTCTTCCTCCTCTCGACTGGTTGTTCCTTCATCA GTTTCCTACTGACGTTAGCATTAAAGCAGCAGCGACCGTTCAATTGA